One genomic window of Mesoplodon densirostris isolate mMesDen1 chromosome 14, mMesDen1 primary haplotype, whole genome shotgun sequence includes the following:
- the SRSF7 gene encoding serine/arginine-rich splicing factor 7 isoform X2 — protein MSRYGRYGGETKVYVGNLGTGAGKGELERAFSYYGPLRTVWIARNPPGFAFVEFEDPRDAEDAVRGLDGKVICGSRVRVELSTGMPRRSRFDRPPARRPFDPNDRCYECGEKGHYAYDCHRYSRRRRSRSRSRSHSRSRGRRYSRSRSRSRGRRSRSASPRRSRSVSLRRSRSASLRRSRSGSIKGSRSRSRSRSRSRSLSRPRSSRSKSRSPSPKRSRSPSGSPRRSASPERVD, from the exons ATGTCGCGTTACGGGCGGTACGGAGGAG AAACCAAGGTGTATGTTGGTAACCTGGGAACTGGTGCTGGCAAAGGAGAGTTAGAAAGGGCTTTCAGTTATTATGGTCCCTTAAGAACTGTGTGGATTGCCAGAAATCCTCCGGGATTTGCCTTTGTGGAATTTGAAGATCCTAGAGATGCAGAAGATGCAGTGCGAGGCCTGGATGGGAA agtGATTTGTGGTTCCCGAGTGAGAGTTGAACTATCAACAGGCATGCCTCGGAGATCTCGTTTTGATAGACCACCTGCCCGACGTCCCTTTGATCCCAATGATAGATGCTATGAGTGTGGCGAAAAGGGACATTATGCTTATGATTGTCACCGCTATAGCCGCCGAAGAAGAAGcag GTCACGGTCTAGATCACATTCAAGATCCAGAGGTAGGCGATACTCTCGCTCTCGCAGCAGGAGCAGGGGAAGGAG gTCAAGATCAGCATCTCCTCGGCGATCAAGATCTGTGTCTCTTCGTAGATCAAGATCAGCTTCACTCAGACGATCTAGGTCTGGTTCTATAAAAGGATCGAG ATCCCGGTCCAGGTCGAGATCAAGATCCAGGTCTCTTTCACGACCAAGAAGCAG CCGATCGAAGTCCAGATCTCCATCTCCAAAAAGAAG tcgTTCCCCATCAGGAAGTCCGCGAAGAAGTGCAAGTCCTGAAAGAGTGGACTGA
- the SRSF7 gene encoding serine/arginine-rich splicing factor 7 isoform X1: MSRYGRYGGETKVYVGNLGTGAGKGELERAFSYYGPLRTVWIARNPPGFAFVEFEDPRDAEDAVRGLDGKVICGSRVRVELSTGMPRRSRFDRPPARRPFDPNDRCYECGEKGHYAYDCHRYSRRRRSRSRSRSHSRSRGRRYSRSRSRSRGRRSRSASPRRSRSVSLRRSRSASLRRSRSGSIKGSRYFQSRSRSRSRSRSLSRPRSSRSKSRSPSPKRSRSPSGSPRRSASPERVD; encoded by the exons ATGTCGCGTTACGGGCGGTACGGAGGAG AAACCAAGGTGTATGTTGGTAACCTGGGAACTGGTGCTGGCAAAGGAGAGTTAGAAAGGGCTTTCAGTTATTATGGTCCCTTAAGAACTGTGTGGATTGCCAGAAATCCTCCGGGATTTGCCTTTGTGGAATTTGAAGATCCTAGAGATGCAGAAGATGCAGTGCGAGGCCTGGATGGGAA agtGATTTGTGGTTCCCGAGTGAGAGTTGAACTATCAACAGGCATGCCTCGGAGATCTCGTTTTGATAGACCACCTGCCCGACGTCCCTTTGATCCCAATGATAGATGCTATGAGTGTGGCGAAAAGGGACATTATGCTTATGATTGTCACCGCTATAGCCGCCGAAGAAGAAGcag GTCACGGTCTAGATCACATTCAAGATCCAGAGGTAGGCGATACTCTCGCTCTCGCAGCAGGAGCAGGGGAAGGAG gTCAAGATCAGCATCTCCTCGGCGATCAAGATCTGTGTCTCTTCGTAGATCAAGATCAGCTTCACTCAGACGATCTAGGTCTGGTTCTATAAAAGGATCGAGGTATTTCCA ATCCCGGTCCAGGTCGAGATCAAGATCCAGGTCTCTTTCACGACCAAGAAGCAG CCGATCGAAGTCCAGATCTCCATCTCCAAAAAGAAG tcgTTCCCCATCAGGAAGTCCGCGAAGAAGTGCAAGTCCTGAAAGAGTGGACTGA